The DNA sequence TGGCGGGAAAAGTTATCCAATTGATGGAGGATTTGAATCGGCCTGGACAGTCTCGCTTTCATCAGACACCAAAGTTCACGCTTGGACAGATAATGAAGCGCGTATTCCTCTCGTTTGGGAGAAAAAGTATGGCAAGGGGAAGTTTGTTGTAGATAATTTTGGAATTTATGAAAGAGCAGTTCGGGGGATTTATGCAGCTTCTTATAGCTTGTTGACAGAAGCAACAGCTTATCCAGTTATTAATGGTGCTACATTCTATTTGGATAATTTTCCTTCACCAGTACCCGCAGGAGACGCTACTTACATTAAGCGAGATTACAATACGAGTATTTCTGATTTTTATACAAATATTTGGTGGCCAGACTTGTTGAAGTTATCTGAAAAATATGGTATCAAATATACTGGCGGTGTTATTGAAAATTATGAAGATGATACATCAGGACATGTAACGGCACAAAAAGATATAGAACGCTTTAAGTATTTTGGAAAATCTCTTTTGGCAAATGGTGGAGAGATTAGTTACCATGGTTATAATCACCAGCCACTTTCTCCCAAAGATGTTGATTACGGAGACGAATTTCCAACTTATAAAACTTGGAAAGATAAAAAAGCAATGGAAGCTTCTATTCGTGAGTTGATTCGATTTACGAAGTCTCTCTTTCCAAAAGGAGAAAAGTCTATTTATATCCCACCTTCAAATGTCCTTTCAAAAGAAGGGAGAGAAGTGTTGAGAGAGAAGTTTCCAGAAATTAAAAGTATTGCCAGTAATTATTTCCCAGGGAAGTTCACCTATTCGCAAGAATTTGAAGTCGCGGATGACGGTTTGATTGAGCAACCACGAATTGTTTCAGGAGCATCTTGGGATAATTATTCTAAATTAACGGTTTTTTCAGAGTTAAATATGCATTATGTAATGACCCATTTTCTTCATCCAGACGACGTAATGGACGAGGACAGAGGCGCGAAACAAGGCTGGGCAAAACTATACAAAGATTTCACCGATGAGGTTGCATGGCTTGATAAAATGGCACCGAATATCAGAGATTTGACTGGTTCTGAAATGGCAGGAGCCATTCAACGTTATGGTATTTTAAGCGTGCAGCAACAAAAGACCGATACTGGTTTGAAATTAAATCTTGGGAACTTTCATGATAATGCTTACGTAATGCTTCGGCTAAATGAAGGAACACCAGGAAAAGTAACCGGTGGAAAATTAAAACATTTAACTGGCAATCTTTATTTATTGCAGGCTACTTCTGCAAAAATAGAGATTGAAGTGAAGTAAAAAGAGAAAATAAAAATGAGAATCTGTTTGGTTTTAGAGGGTTCCTATCCCTATGTACATGGTGGTGTGTCTACTTGGATGCACCAATATATCACAGAAATGAAAGAGCATGAATTTATCATCTGGGTCATCGGAGCCAATGAAGAAAAGAAAGGGGCATTCGTTTATGAATTTCCTGAGAATGTCGTAGAAGTTCATGAAGTATTTCTGGATAGCTTAGGTAGCTCAAAAATAATAGAGAAAAAAAGTGAAGAATTATCTCGTGAAGAGTATGATGCTTTAAAACAATTAGTTTTTTGTGCAAAACCTGATTGGTCTCTTATATTTGATCTGCTACAAGAAGGAAAAATTCAGCGAGATGACTTTTTAGTGAGTGAAGCCTTCTTTCAGATGATTCAAGACCTATGTGAAGAAAAATATGCTGCACAGCCTATGTCCGATGTATTTCATACCATTCGCTCCATACTTTTTCCTCTGTTGATGCTTTTAACCAGTGAAATACCAATCGCAGACGCCTACCACGCAATTTGTACAGGTTATGGTGGTATTTTAGCAACGTTGGCCAGCTACCGTATGGGCAAACCCTTGTTGCTGACAGAACATGGTATT is a window from the Streptococcus anginosus subsp. whileyi MAS624 genome containing:
- a CDS encoding DUF2194 domain-containing protein yields the protein MKKKKRTLMSSKESMIVVVIFLLLSVFLWIQKSGEHYTVSTNKNTYLKGNIPSSKTVFESLAKENLVLYDENNGTSRRAKDQFSQILKDMKQGYQLVDISKDSLPSFSNYKKVIVLLSDLETLGEKTQEMVDWVEQGGNVLFGVALVKDNVSTAIEQKLGVTNSSAENSVVNKMYIDKDFMIGGGKSYPIDGGFESAWTVSLSSDTKVHAWTDNEARIPLVWEKKYGKGKFVVDNFGIYERAVRGIYAASYSLLTEATAYPVINGATFYLDNFPSPVPAGDATYIKRDYNTSISDFYTNIWWPDLLKLSEKYGIKYTGGVIENYEDDTSGHVTAQKDIERFKYFGKSLLANGGEISYHGYNHQPLSPKDVDYGDEFPTYKTWKDKKAMEASIRELIRFTKSLFPKGEKSIYIPPSNVLSKEGREVLREKFPEIKSIASNYFPGKFTYSQEFEVADDGLIEQPRIVSGASWDNYSKLTVFSELNMHYVMTHFLHPDDVMDEDRGAKQGWAKLYKDFTDEVAWLDKMAPNIRDLTGSEMAGAIQRYGILSVQQQKTDTGLKLNLGNFHDNAYVMLRLNEGTPGKVTGGKLKHLTGNLYLLQATSAKIEIEVK